The following coding sequences lie in one Alloacidobacterium dinghuense genomic window:
- a CDS encoding glycoside hydrolase family 13 protein gives MKRIWTKHICAVVVLALTSSLWAQTSSAPPVQPWWKGAVIYEIYPRSFQDSNNDGIGDLNGITSRLDYLKVLGVDAIWLSPIYPSPQVDFGYDISNYEAIDPQYGTLKDFDNLVAEARKRNIRIIMDLVLNHTSDKHPWFIESRSSKTNPKRDWYVWRDGKGPGQPPNNWQSDFGHSAWEYDQKTGQYYYHKFYIQQPDLNWTNPQVRKAMYDVERFWINRGVAGFRLDAITTLFEDPQWRDDAVVKDANGNPEINNYGDVKLDDAMTNNLPQVNDVLRDLRKVADSYKGRDVVLIGETYLKSINDLKKMYGANNDELQLPMDMQIGFINKLDVNLFRQRINEVQNDVNGNEPMIVFDNHDNPRWDRYGDGTHNQDIGRVIATILFATRGTALFYYGDEIGMVTTPPTRKEDVKDPVGITGWPKDKGRDGERTPMQWDDGPNAGFTAANVQPWLPIPPSYKTVNVKAQVTDFDSMLNWYKQFIEIRRSTPALRDGRNIMLNTSDANVLSWLRQAPGEPAVVVACNFTAQPQKVSFDLSAQGITSKQAKTLMKTPGSSDPSSLDNVQLPPFGVYMGQVQ, from the coding sequence ATGAAGCGCATCTGGACAAAACATATTTGCGCAGTAGTTGTCCTGGCACTCACTAGCAGTCTTTGGGCGCAGACTTCGAGCGCACCGCCTGTGCAACCGTGGTGGAAAGGTGCGGTAATTTATGAAATCTATCCACGCAGTTTCCAGGACTCCAACAACGACGGCATCGGAGATCTGAACGGCATCACTTCGCGCCTCGACTATCTCAAGGTTCTCGGTGTCGATGCTATCTGGCTCTCTCCCATCTATCCCTCGCCGCAGGTCGATTTCGGCTACGACATCTCCAACTACGAGGCAATTGATCCGCAGTACGGCACACTCAAAGACTTCGACAACCTCGTCGCTGAAGCGAGGAAGCGCAACATCCGCATCATCATGGACCTGGTGCTCAACCACACTTCTGACAAACACCCCTGGTTCATCGAGTCGCGCAGCTCAAAAACGAATCCCAAGCGCGATTGGTACGTCTGGCGTGACGGCAAAGGCCCCGGGCAGCCGCCCAACAACTGGCAGTCCGACTTCGGACACTCGGCATGGGAGTACGACCAGAAAACCGGCCAATATTACTACCACAAGTTCTACATCCAACAGCCAGACCTGAACTGGACCAATCCGCAGGTGCGCAAGGCCATGTATGACGTAGAGCGCTTCTGGATCAACCGCGGCGTCGCCGGATTCCGCCTCGACGCCATCACCACGCTCTTCGAAGATCCGCAATGGCGCGACGACGCCGTGGTCAAAGACGCTAACGGCAACCCCGAAATCAACAACTACGGCGATGTGAAGCTCGACGACGCCATGACGAATAACCTGCCCCAGGTAAACGACGTCCTGCGCGACTTGCGCAAGGTCGCAGACAGTTATAAAGGCCGCGACGTCGTGCTCATCGGTGAGACATACCTTAAGAGCATCAACGACCTGAAGAAAATGTACGGCGCAAACAACGACGAGTTGCAGCTACCGATGGACATGCAGATCGGATTCATCAACAAGCTCGACGTAAACCTCTTCCGGCAGCGCATCAATGAGGTGCAGAACGACGTCAACGGCAACGAGCCGATGATCGTCTTCGACAACCACGACAATCCACGCTGGGACCGCTACGGCGACGGAACGCACAACCAGGACATCGGCCGCGTCATCGCCACCATCCTTTTCGCTACGCGCGGCACGGCCCTCTTCTATTACGGCGATGAAATCGGCATGGTTACCACACCGCCAACACGTAAAGAAGATGTAAAGGATCCCGTAGGCATCACGGGCTGGCCTAAAGACAAAGGCCGCGACGGAGAGCGCACACCCATGCAATGGGACGACGGCCCCAACGCAGGCTTCACTGCAGCAAACGTACAGCCCTGGCTTCCGATTCCGCCCAGCTACAAGACCGTCAACGTGAAGGCTCAGGTCACGGACTTCGACTCCATGCTGAACTGGTACAAGCAGTTCATCGAAATCCGCCGCTCGACGCCGGCGCTGCGCGACGGGAGGAACATCATGCTCAACACCAGCGACGCCAACGTCCTGTCATGGTTGCGTCAGGCTCCGGGCGAACCCGCAGTGGTTGTTGCTTGCAACTTCACTGCGCAGCCGCAGAAGGTCAGCTTCGATCTTTCAGCACAGGGCATCACCAGCAAGCAAGCAAAGACACTGATGAAAACTCCGGGATCGAGCGATCCTTCGTCCCTCGACAACGTCCAGTTGCCGCCCTTTGGCGTCTACATGGGCCAAGTCCAGTAA
- a CDS encoding alpha,alpha-trehalase has translation MNLEAIPGLCVGSPNVRLAMKSLRRSVAILALCQAAVLAQVATATKPPSAPAAATIDQYIHRAWDTLSRSMTDCTSLIDPKLKTAPVLYIPQEIDEPPQVAALHSKCNVDVERLPHRITHIGEVDPRSIKVPGLLYLPNKYVVPGGRFNEMYGWDSYFILLGLLRDGRVDLAQGMVENFFFEIEHYGSILNANRTYYLTRSQPPFLSSMIRDVYDARLSAKAGDRKQAEAWLSRGYGYAVRDHNLWLSDFHRAGDTGLARYFDLGEGPVPEQEDDSTYYPDVIRWLLSHPDVHTDYLVDGPDQPNAAQQAELAKTSCDISVSHVCAHAHVDGHWLSADFYRGDRAMRESGYDPSFRFGPFSGSTHHDAPICLNSLLYKYERDLAWMAEKLGKTDEAKQWNAQADARKAAINKYLWNASEGMFFDYDYMAHKQSTYRYVTTFFPLWAGLADEEQIKGLEKSLHWFEQPGGLAMSTFNSGTQWDLPYGWAPPSWIAIAGLWKVGDIADARRLSESFSHTIKVNFEHDHTIREKYDVVSGSSQLDVATGYKTNEVGFGWSNAAYLKMQLLLAQTGGKQ, from the coding sequence ATGAACTTAGAGGCAATTCCTGGCTTGTGCGTTGGTTCCCCGAACGTTCGTCTGGCAATGAAGAGCCTCCGCCGCAGTGTGGCCATTCTCGCACTCTGCCAAGCGGCTGTGCTTGCGCAGGTTGCAACGGCGACAAAGCCGCCATCGGCACCGGCGGCGGCCACGATCGATCAATACATTCACCGGGCATGGGACACGCTATCAAGATCGATGACCGACTGCACCTCGCTGATTGATCCCAAGCTGAAGACCGCTCCAGTGCTGTATATTCCGCAGGAGATTGATGAGCCGCCACAAGTAGCCGCGCTACACTCGAAGTGCAATGTCGATGTAGAGCGCTTGCCGCATCGCATTACCCATATTGGAGAAGTTGATCCGCGATCGATCAAGGTTCCCGGCCTGCTCTATCTTCCCAACAAATACGTGGTGCCGGGCGGGCGCTTCAATGAGATGTACGGCTGGGATAGCTACTTCATCCTGCTCGGACTGCTGCGCGATGGGCGCGTGGATCTGGCGCAGGGCATGGTTGAGAACTTCTTCTTTGAGATTGAACACTATGGCAGCATTCTGAACGCAAATCGCACCTATTATCTAACGCGCTCTCAGCCTCCTTTTCTGTCCTCGATGATTCGCGATGTGTATGACGCGCGGCTTTCAGCGAAGGCTGGCGATCGGAAACAGGCCGAGGCATGGCTGTCGCGTGGTTACGGATATGCCGTGCGAGATCACAACCTTTGGCTGAGTGATTTTCATCGAGCCGGTGACACCGGGCTTGCTCGCTATTTCGATCTGGGCGAGGGGCCGGTTCCCGAGCAGGAGGATGACAGTACTTATTATCCGGATGTGATTCGATGGCTGCTTTCACATCCGGACGTGCACACGGATTATCTTGTAGACGGTCCTGATCAGCCGAATGCGGCTCAACAGGCCGAGCTGGCAAAGACGAGTTGCGATATCAGCGTCTCGCACGTCTGCGCACACGCGCATGTGGATGGGCACTGGCTCTCGGCGGACTTCTATCGCGGAGATCGCGCGATGCGCGAGTCGGGATATGACCCGAGTTTTCGCTTTGGGCCCTTCAGCGGCTCGACGCATCATGATGCGCCGATTTGTTTGAATAGCCTACTCTACAAATATGAGCGCGACCTGGCGTGGATGGCTGAAAAGCTGGGCAAGACCGATGAGGCAAAGCAGTGGAATGCACAGGCCGATGCGCGCAAGGCGGCGATCAACAAATATTTGTGGAATGCCAGCGAAGGCATGTTTTTCGATTACGACTACATGGCGCACAAGCAATCGACGTATCGGTATGTGACGACATTCTTTCCCCTGTGGGCCGGTTTGGCAGATGAGGAGCAGATCAAGGGGCTGGAGAAATCATTGCATTGGTTTGAGCAGCCGGGCGGGCTGGCGATGAGCACGTTTAACTCCGGAACACAGTGGGATTTGCCGTATGGATGGGCTCCGCCCTCATGGATTGCCATTGCCGGCTTATGGAAGGTGGGCGATATCGCGGACGCGCGACGCCTTTCGGAAAGCTTCAGCCACACGATCAAGGTCAATTTCGAGCACGATCACACGATTCGCGAGAAATACGACGTTGTCAGCGGCTCATCCCAACTCGATGTCGCTACGGGATATAAGACGAATGAGGTGGGCTTTGGCTGGAGCAATGCGGCGTATTTGAAGATGCAGCTGCTGCTTGCCCAAACAGGGGGCAAGCAGTGA
- a CDS encoding phosphoenolpyruvate carboxylase, producing the protein MPLLWKPESWSQRLAELEARSGDLKEAPLRRDVRSLGTLLGDVLREQAGDALYEKVEELRQSAIRRREEQAAGKSKEAEDRLQRTVLSISTLPVEQAYQLSRAFAFYFELINLAETNHRKRRRLSLQLSGDSSRQRGSLRGTLREMKRVGISATEAMDWLRHVFIVPVFTAHPTEIARRSVLFKRRRIGEFLEDLDRIPVPDEEILRLQEQLMAEITALWQTDEVRSRRPTVNDEIKMGLDYYDVSIFATLPKLYEEVSAALASEYGLDIDISELPLLLGFGSWIGGDRDGNPFVTPDVTREAIRSARARLLAHYQQQVQLIIDLLTTSAQQLPISNELKQRLDGYLTELRAGTQQLFGARFEFELYRRFMVCVHARLLRAAGDAASDADSLESALSALPAYGSAQELLDDLSALRRSLAENEGLRLAQTLIDPLILLVRTFGLHLHTLDIRQHAKLHKKTLQETSDWCAGNASIVPQGLSKEAADVVETFRTIAEVKAGCSPEAIRQYVISGASSVEDVLGVLWLARLGGVEAAAKGNDPGLMPVPLFESIEDLRNAPEVCRSLWNLPEYRALLASWNNMQEIMLGYSDSNKDGGMLTSTWEIFRAHRALHEVARECGVKLRLFHGRGGTVGRGGGPTHRSIYAQPVGAFEGEIRITEQGEVLNWKYSDVVLAERNLELMIAASLDALARPNTLDPHGHQSGILLPEWEAALEELSDTAFHFYREQIIDDPEVLSYFETATPVAELEHAKIGSRPARRSGKRAFADLRAIPWVFGWTQSRQLVPAWFGVGYAIEQYSQKPGGAKLLRDMMAEFPLFIDVIRNVEMAMAKADLGIASLYASLVPDVGMRTRVFSKIEAEFNRTLAAVLAVTGQKELLETNRMLAHSIRLRNPYVDPMSLIQVDLLRRKRAGEDTDEINRAIAGTINGISAGLRNTG; encoded by the coding sequence ATGCCGCTCCTTTGGAAACCGGAAAGCTGGTCACAACGCCTGGCTGAGTTGGAAGCACGCTCGGGCGACCTGAAAGAAGCTCCGTTGCGTCGCGATGTTCGTTCACTCGGCACGCTGTTGGGAGATGTGCTGCGCGAACAGGCTGGCGATGCTCTGTATGAGAAAGTCGAGGAGCTGCGGCAGTCCGCGATTCGTCGCCGCGAAGAGCAGGCAGCGGGCAAGTCGAAGGAAGCGGAAGACCGTCTGCAACGGACGGTTCTCAGCATCAGCACGTTGCCTGTGGAGCAGGCTTACCAGTTGAGCCGGGCCTTTGCGTTTTATTTCGAGCTGATCAATCTGGCTGAGACGAATCACCGCAAGCGGCGGCGTCTGTCGCTACAACTCAGTGGAGACAGTTCAAGGCAGCGAGGTTCATTGCGCGGCACTCTGCGGGAGATGAAGCGGGTTGGTATCTCGGCAACAGAGGCGATGGACTGGCTGAGGCACGTCTTTATCGTGCCTGTGTTTACGGCGCATCCTACGGAGATTGCGCGGCGCTCGGTTCTGTTCAAGCGGCGGCGCATTGGCGAGTTTCTCGAAGACCTCGATCGCATTCCGGTTCCGGATGAAGAGATTTTGCGGCTGCAGGAGCAGCTCATGGCTGAAATCACGGCTCTGTGGCAAACCGATGAGGTTCGCAGCCGTCGCCCTACTGTAAACGATGAAATTAAGATGGGGCTCGATTACTACGATGTTTCCATCTTCGCTACGCTGCCGAAGCTGTACGAAGAGGTTTCTGCAGCGCTCGCAAGCGAATATGGGCTCGACATTGACATCTCAGAGCTGCCTCTATTGCTCGGCTTCGGATCCTGGATTGGAGGCGATCGCGATGGCAATCCATTTGTGACGCCGGATGTCACGCGCGAAGCGATCCGCTCAGCACGGGCCCGACTGCTTGCCCACTACCAACAGCAGGTGCAGTTGATCATCGACCTTCTGACTACCTCGGCGCAGCAGTTGCCGATCAGCAATGAATTGAAGCAGCGGCTGGATGGATATCTCACAGAATTGCGGGCCGGTACGCAGCAGCTCTTCGGCGCGCGCTTTGAATTTGAGTTGTATCGGCGGTTCATGGTCTGCGTGCATGCGCGTCTGCTGCGTGCTGCTGGTGACGCTGCATCTGATGCTGACAGTCTGGAGTCGGCGCTCAGCGCTTTGCCGGCGTATGGCAGCGCGCAGGAGTTGCTGGATGATTTGAGCGCGTTGCGCCGCAGCCTGGCGGAGAATGAGGGATTGCGGCTTGCGCAGACGCTCATCGATCCACTGATACTGTTGGTGCGCACCTTTGGCCTGCATTTGCACACCCTGGATATTCGACAACACGCAAAGCTCCACAAGAAGACGCTGCAGGAGACCTCGGACTGGTGCGCGGGAAATGCATCGATCGTGCCGCAGGGACTAAGCAAAGAAGCTGCCGATGTGGTTGAGACTTTCCGCACGATTGCGGAAGTGAAAGCAGGCTGCAGCCCGGAGGCGATTCGACAATACGTAATCAGCGGCGCGAGCAGTGTGGAAGATGTGCTCGGTGTGTTGTGGCTCGCGCGGTTGGGAGGGGTTGAAGCGGCGGCCAAAGGCAATGATCCTGGGCTGATGCCGGTCCCGCTATTCGAATCAATTGAAGACCTGCGCAATGCTCCCGAGGTTTGTCGCAGCCTTTGGAATCTGCCGGAGTATCGCGCGCTGCTCGCGTCCTGGAACAACATGCAGGAGATCATGTTGGGTTACTCGGATTCCAATAAAGACGGGGGGATGCTCACGAGCACATGGGAGATCTTCCGCGCACATCGGGCGTTGCACGAAGTGGCTCGCGAGTGCGGCGTGAAGCTGCGCCTCTTCCATGGACGCGGCGGTACGGTTGGGCGCGGCGGCGGTCCCACGCATCGCTCGATTTACGCGCAACCTGTGGGCGCATTTGAGGGTGAGATTCGCATTACCGAACAGGGCGAGGTTCTGAATTGGAAATATTCCGATGTGGTTCTTGCGGAACGCAATCTTGAGCTGATGATCGCGGCCTCGCTCGATGCTCTGGCGCGTCCGAACACGCTTGATCCACATGGGCATCAGTCGGGGATTTTGCTACCGGAGTGGGAAGCAGCTCTCGAGGAGCTTTCGGACACAGCGTTTCATTTTTATCGAGAGCAGATCATCGATGACCCGGAGGTGCTGAGTTATTTTGAGACGGCCACTCCGGTTGCCGAGCTGGAGCATGCCAAGATCGGATCGCGTCCGGCGCGGCGCAGCGGCAAACGCGCCTTCGCCGATCTACGTGCGATTCCCTGGGTTTTCGGATGGACCCAAAGCCGTCAGCTTGTTCCTGCATGGTTTGGCGTGGGGTATGCCATCGAGCAATATTCGCAAAAGCCGGGCGGAGCGAAATTACTGCGCGACATGATGGCTGAGTTTCCGCTCTTCATTGACGTTATTCGCAATGTGGAGATGGCCATGGCGAAGGCCGATCTGGGCATTGCTTCACTCTATGCCTCCCTTGTGCCGGATGTGGGGATGCGTACTCGGGTTTTCTCGAAGATTGAGGCGGAGTTCAATCGCACGCTTGCTGCAGTGCTCGCTGTGACCGGGCAGAAGGAACTGCTTGAGACGAACCGGATGCTCGCTCATTCGATCCGGCTGCGTAATCCATATGTTGACCCCATGAGCCTGATTCAAGTTGATTTGCTGCGGCGTAAGCGGGCGGGTGAGGACACTGACGAGATCAACCGCGCCATTGCGGGGACGATCAACGGAATCTCAGCAGGGCTGCGAAATACGGGCTGA
- a CDS encoding DUF2252 domain-containing protein — MIELSSSQERRAIGQSRRKQLRRQDHSQWQPQHRRHNPIALLEESMRGRVPSLIALKYERMAASPFGFFRGAVPIMAADLSLLPHTGIVNQICGDAHVRNLGAYAAPDGRLVFDINDFDETIRGPFEWDLKRLATSLVLAGRELSIKRAQCEEAVNGLVARYRKYVEMFSKMPVLDMARYQVHRLQRITPVSTALLKAERSTPMHTLEQLTIPETNRNEETGRRIFKEEKPLLTRLSSAQARVVLASLQEYRKNLLPERQHFFAQYRPVDVGFKVVGTGSVGLRDYLVYFEGNGRADPLFLQIKEEPESGYAKYLEYHGPHHQGERVANGQRAMQFLSDPFLGWTTIGHRQYLVRQLNDHKASIELEDLRGPGLLEYGEMCGELLARGHSRSGDASMLAGYIGSGRRFADAIMKFAEAYADQTERDWQALLKSRHAPKSKPASQPVKQVSKSA, encoded by the coding sequence ATGATCGAGTTGTCCAGTTCCCAGGAGCGACGCGCCATCGGGCAGTCGCGGAGAAAACAGTTACGCCGGCAGGATCACAGTCAATGGCAACCGCAGCATCGACGGCATAATCCCATTGCCCTGCTCGAAGAGTCGATGCGTGGGCGGGTGCCATCGCTGATTGCCCTGAAATACGAGCGCATGGCGGCCTCGCCATTCGGTTTCTTTCGCGGCGCTGTACCGATCATGGCTGCCGATCTCTCTCTGCTGCCTCATACCGGCATAGTGAACCAAATCTGCGGGGACGCGCACGTGCGCAACCTGGGCGCGTATGCCGCTCCGGATGGGCGGCTCGTTTTCGACATTAACGACTTCGACGAAACCATTCGCGGGCCGTTTGAGTGGGATTTGAAGCGCCTTGCTACCAGCCTGGTGCTTGCCGGGCGCGAACTCAGCATCAAGCGCGCACAGTGCGAAGAAGCCGTCAATGGTCTCGTTGCGCGCTATCGGAAATATGTAGAGATGTTTTCGAAAATGCCGGTTCTGGATATGGCCCGCTATCAGGTACATCGCCTGCAACGGATCACTCCGGTGTCAACGGCTTTGCTGAAAGCCGAGCGCTCGACGCCTATGCATACGCTGGAGCAGCTCACGATTCCGGAGACGAACAGAAACGAAGAGACAGGAAGGCGAATCTTCAAAGAGGAAAAGCCTCTTCTGACGCGCCTCTCGTCAGCACAAGCGCGTGTGGTCCTGGCGTCACTGCAGGAATACCGGAAGAATCTTTTGCCGGAACGACAGCACTTCTTTGCGCAATATCGCCCGGTGGATGTGGGTTTCAAGGTGGTGGGCACTGGATCGGTTGGATTGCGCGATTATCTTGTGTATTTCGAAGGCAACGGCAGGGCCGATCCGCTCTTTCTGCAGATCAAGGAAGAACCGGAGTCAGGTTACGCAAAATACCTTGAGTACCACGGCCCTCACCATCAAGGTGAGCGTGTGGCCAATGGACAACGCGCGATGCAGTTTCTGTCCGATCCTTTTCTGGGATGGACGACGATCGGGCACCGGCAATATCTGGTACGGCAGTTGAATGATCACAAGGCGAGCATCGAACTCGAAGATCTTAGGGGCCCTGGATTGCTGGAATACGGTGAAATGTGCGGCGAATTACTGGCTCGTGGACATTCGAGGTCCGGCGATGCGAGCATGCTGGCCGGTTACATCGGCAGCGGAAGGCGATTCGCTGACGCGATTATGAAATTTGCCGAAGCCTATGCGGACCAGACAGAGCGCGACTGGCAAGCACTGCTCAAATCGCGCCATGCGCCGAAGAGCAAACCAGCGAGTCAGCCGGTTAAGCAGGTCAGCAAGTCAGCCTAA
- a CDS encoding PfkB family carbohydrate kinase: MSGEPKLIVGLGELLWDLLPSGKQLGGAPANFTVMSARLGNYGVIASRIGRDALGDEARAYLEPLPAELNYLQVDDDHPTGSVSVTLQDGQPEYVIHKPVAWDFLNCTPAWLELARRADAVCFGSLAQRHEVSCEAIHSFLAATTEKCVRVFDVNLRKPFYDAKVLTDSLARVTLLKLNEMEMPDVMSLLGLVTNSGSDEASLLNCARMLLDRFPLQLVCVTMGSQGSLLVTHGAHHRHHGIATKVADTVGAGDAFTAALVRSYLQGAALPVLNEAGNRWGSWVASQRGAMPALPADVREDIEAQITQATVQ, encoded by the coding sequence GTGAGCGGTGAACCGAAGCTCATCGTGGGTTTGGGTGAGCTGCTGTGGGACCTACTGCCGAGCGGCAAACAACTTGGCGGCGCTCCGGCAAACTTCACCGTGATGTCGGCTCGGCTGGGGAACTATGGAGTTATTGCCAGCCGAATTGGACGCGATGCGCTCGGCGACGAGGCTCGCGCTTATCTTGAGCCACTGCCTGCGGAATTGAACTATTTGCAAGTTGATGACGATCATCCTACGGGGAGCGTTTCCGTAACCTTGCAGGATGGCCAGCCGGAGTATGTGATTCACAAGCCGGTGGCGTGGGACTTTCTCAACTGCACGCCGGCCTGGCTGGAGTTGGCGCGGCGCGCGGATGCTGTCTGTTTCGGAAGCCTGGCGCAGAGACATGAAGTGTCGTGTGAAGCAATCCACTCATTTCTGGCAGCAACAACGGAAAAGTGCGTGCGTGTTTTTGATGTGAACTTGCGGAAGCCATTTTATGACGCGAAGGTACTTACAGACTCGCTTGCGCGTGTCACCCTGCTGAAGTTGAATGAAATGGAAATGCCGGACGTGATGTCCCTGCTCGGCCTCGTGACAAATTCCGGATCAGACGAGGCTTCACTTCTCAACTGCGCTCGCATGCTGCTGGATCGCTTTCCTCTGCAGCTGGTGTGCGTCACGATGGGCTCTCAGGGCAGCCTGCTGGTAACGCATGGGGCGCATCATCGCCATCACGGAATTGCGACGAAAGTCGCGGACACCGTGGGCGCTGGAGACGCTTTTACGGCGGCCCTGGTTCGTTCTTATCTGCAGGGCGCGGCGCTGCCTGTTTTGAATGAGGCCGGGAACCGATGGGGATCGTGGGTGGCTTCCCAGAGAGGCGCGATGCCTGCGCTGCCCGCCGATGTGCGTGAAGATATCGAAGCGCAGATCACGCAAGCGACCGTACAATAA
- a CDS encoding ABC-F family ATP-binding cassette domain-containing protein: MLQLADAGKRFGPKLLFEHANWLITAGERTALVGANGTGKSTLLKTLAALDSLDYGNLQRTRGMSIGYLPQDGLSLSGRTVFDECLSVFDELRSIEQELETLAASLAELDPDSGAYGTAAERYSNLSARFHAHDGYALDAQVGAVLAGLGFSKEDWARRTEEFSGGWQMRIALSKLLLQKPNLLLLDEPTNHLDLETRNWLEEYLRGYPNGYILISHDRYFLDVTVNKIVEIWNKGLHFYSGNYEKYLQQKEERRTQLEAAYRNQREHIEHLEAFISRFRYQATKAKQVQSRIKELEKIERIEIPQEEQAIHFTFPQPPASGRTVVEVSNLSKSYGEKQVLRNVSFTIERGDRIALVGANGAGKSTLIRMLSALEGPTSGVLRLGHNVLPDYFAQDQYKVLDPGARMLEDIGRIAQRVPETDLRSLLGCFLFSGDDVFKPLGVLSGGERNRYALARILVSPANFLLLDEPTNHLDLRAKDVLLDAVNKFTGTVIFVSHDRYFIDRLATRVFEVEGGHVHVFPGNYEDYLWRKEGGAVTTTAAPAVAVVEETPAAVVIQTAEKEKVRRVNPIRLRQMQERLAFVEEEIPRVEASIVETEHSLGIFVSVEETERLSRLLESLREQHGLLTTDWEELMLQVEEQQVSS; the protein is encoded by the coding sequence ATGCTGCAACTTGCCGACGCCGGCAAACGATTCGGCCCAAAGCTTCTTTTTGAACACGCCAACTGGCTCATCACTGCTGGCGAACGCACGGCTCTGGTCGGTGCGAACGGCACGGGTAAATCTACTCTGCTGAAAACGCTGGCGGCCCTTGACTCACTTGACTATGGCAACCTGCAACGCACCCGGGGGATGAGCATTGGCTATCTGCCGCAGGACGGTCTATCGCTTTCAGGCCGCACGGTCTTCGATGAGTGCCTGTCCGTCTTTGACGAACTTCGCAGCATTGAGCAGGAACTGGAAACCCTGGCCGCTTCGCTGGCTGAGCTTGATCCAGACAGCGGCGCCTATGGTACTGCGGCGGAACGGTATTCGAATCTGAGCGCGAGGTTTCACGCTCACGATGGTTACGCGCTGGATGCGCAGGTAGGCGCCGTGCTTGCCGGTCTAGGCTTTAGCAAGGAAGACTGGGCGCGACGGACAGAGGAGTTTTCCGGCGGCTGGCAGATGCGCATTGCACTGTCAAAGCTGCTTTTGCAAAAACCGAATCTGCTTCTGCTAGATGAGCCAACGAATCATCTTGATCTCGAAACACGCAACTGGCTCGAAGAATATCTACGCGGCTATCCGAACGGCTACATTCTGATCTCGCACGATCGCTACTTTCTTGATGTGACGGTGAACAAGATTGTGGAGATTTGGAACAAGGGGCTGCACTTCTACTCCGGCAATTACGAGAAGTATCTGCAGCAAAAAGAAGAGCGACGCACGCAGCTTGAGGCCGCGTATCGCAACCAGCGCGAGCACATTGAGCATCTGGAAGCATTTATCAGCCGCTTCCGCTATCAGGCCACCAAGGCGAAACAGGTGCAGAGCCGTATCAAGGAACTCGAAAAGATCGAGCGCATCGAGATTCCACAGGAAGAACAGGCGATCCACTTCACTTTTCCCCAGCCTCCGGCTTCAGGACGCACGGTAGTTGAGGTTTCAAACCTGAGCAAGAGCTACGGTGAGAAGCAGGTCCTGCGCAACGTGAGTTTTACCATCGAGCGCGGGGACCGCATCGCACTTGTCGGCGCGAACGGCGCAGGCAAGTCGACGCTGATTCGGATGCTCTCCGCGCTGGAGGGGCCGACGTCAGGTGTGCTTCGACTGGGACACAATGTGTTGCCGGACTATTTTGCGCAGGATCAGTACAAGGTGCTCGATCCCGGAGCACGCATGCTGGAGGACATCGGCCGCATTGCGCAGCGTGTGCCGGAGACCGATCTGCGGAGTCTCCTTGGCTGCTTTCTCTTCTCAGGCGACGATGTTTTCAAGCCGCTCGGGGTTCTTTCAGGCGGCGAACGCAATCGCTATGCACTGGCGCGCATTCTTGTCAGCCCTGCGAATTTTCTGCTGCTGGACGAGCCGACGAATCACCTCGATCTGCGCGCCAAAGATGTGTTGCTGGATGCGGTGAATAAATTTACCGGCACGGTGATTTTCGTCTCACATGACCGCTACTTTATTGATCGGCTGGCGACGCGCGTTTTTGAGGTCGAAGGCGGTCACGTCCACGTTTTTCCGGGAAATTACGAGGATTATCTGTGGCGCAAGGAAGGCGGTGCTGTAACGACGACGGCTGCGCCCGCTGTAGCCGTGGTGGAGGAGACTCCTGCTGCGGTAGTGATTCAGACGGCCGAGAAGGAAAAGGTCCGTCGCGTGAACCCGATTCGCTTGCGGCAGATGCAGGAACGGCTTGCCTTTGTTGAGGAAGAGATTCCGCGCGTGGAAGCTTCCATCGTGGAGACCGAGCATTCGCTCGGCATTTTCGTAAGCGTGGAAGAGACGGAAAGGCTTAGCCGCCTGCTCGAGTCGCTACGAGAACAGCATGGTTTGCTCACGACCGACTGGGAGGAGTTAATGCTTCAGGTGGAAGAGCAGCAGGTGAGCAGCTAA